From a single Streptomyces misionensis genomic region:
- a CDS encoding urea transporter, producing the protein MPTASQAVRPTSWSPVAVGRTQARGIAQVALSASPWTGLLFLVALFADDWRIGVFGLLGTVASTGTAAVLRSDRDGRLGQGLEGYCGCLVGIALLVQLGASWRTALLAVLAAAVCSVLGAAAVRFLDRAGLPVLTAPYCLVAGVMAIALPAASAAHAAPAARTAGPSPADLGHAFCDNIGQVFFLDKWYAGLIVLAGLLVTSWRVAVAAACGSAVAIVTAWVMGLPADRLAEGLYGYNGVLVAIALAATFLTPTPWTAGYAVLAVVASVPFTTAWTAFAQPSGGSPFTWPFVVTTWLFLGAAPAMDRPGMSYEKAK; encoded by the coding sequence TCTCAGGCGGTGCGGCCCACGAGCTGGAGCCCCGTCGCCGTCGGGCGGACACAGGCGCGCGGTATCGCGCAGGTCGCGCTGAGCGCCAGCCCGTGGACGGGACTGCTGTTCCTCGTCGCGCTGTTCGCCGACGACTGGCGGATCGGCGTCTTCGGACTGCTCGGCACGGTGGCGTCCACCGGGACCGCCGCGGTGCTGCGCAGCGACCGGGACGGCCGCCTCGGACAGGGCCTCGAAGGATACTGCGGCTGCCTCGTCGGCATCGCGCTCCTCGTCCAGCTCGGCGCCTCGTGGCGGACCGCGCTGCTCGCCGTCCTCGCGGCGGCGGTCTGCTCGGTGCTCGGCGCGGCGGCCGTCCGCTTCCTGGACCGCGCCGGACTGCCGGTGCTGACCGCCCCGTACTGCCTCGTCGCCGGTGTCATGGCGATCGCGCTGCCCGCGGCCTCGGCGGCCCACGCCGCTCCGGCCGCGCGGACCGCCGGCCCGTCCCCGGCGGACCTCGGCCACGCCTTCTGCGACAACATCGGTCAGGTCTTCTTCCTCGACAAGTGGTACGCGGGCCTGATCGTGCTGGCCGGACTGCTCGTCACCTCCTGGCGGGTGGCCGTCGCCGCCGCCTGCGGCAGCGCCGTGGCGATCGTGACCGCCTGGGTCATGGGCCTGCCGGCCGACCGGCTGGCCGAGGGCCTCTACGGCTACAACGGAGTGCTCGTCGCCATCGCGCTGGCGGCGACCTTCCTCACCCCGACGCCCTGGACCGCCGGCTACGCCGTACTCGCCGTCGTGGCCTCGGTTCCCTTCACCACCGCCTGGACCGCCTTTGCCCAGCCGTCCGGCGGATCACCTTTCACCTGGCCGTTCGTAGTGACGACCTGGCTCTTCCTGGGGGCCGCGCCGGCGATGGACCGGCCCGGCATGTCGTACGAGAAAGCGAAGTGA
- a CDS encoding urease subunit gamma yields the protein MNLSPREIDKLHVYVVADLARRRRDRGTKLNYSEAAALITEAVLEAARDGHTVAECMELGRKVVSADDVMPGVREMLTVLQVETAFVDGTKLVTCHDPISA from the coding sequence ATGAACCTCTCACCGCGCGAAATCGACAAGCTCCACGTCTACGTGGTGGCGGACCTGGCCCGGCGCCGCAGGGACCGGGGCACCAAGCTCAACTACAGCGAAGCGGCCGCGCTGATCACCGAGGCCGTGCTCGAAGCAGCCCGCGACGGACACACCGTGGCCGAGTGCATGGAACTGGGCCGCAAGGTCGTCTCCGCCGACGACGTGATGCCCGGGGTGCGCGAGATGCTCACCGTCCTCCAGGTCGAGACGGCGTTCGTGGACGGAACGAAGCTGGTCACCTGCCACGACCCGATCAGCGCCTGA
- the ureC gene encoding urease subunit alpha gives MAIIPRRQYTDLFGPTVGDRFHLADTNLVVEVEYDHNAGSYGDEAVYGGGKAIRDGMAQDPAALNREGALDLVITNVVVLDPVLGVVKGDIGVRDGLIVGVGKAGNPHVQNGVDPKLVIGPGTEVISGEHLIATAGGIDSHIHFISPQQAQEGLSNGITTFFGGGTGPTDGSNGTTCTPGPWNIHRMLEAAEDLPVNVGLLGKGNGSLPGALREQVDAGAAGLKVHEDWGATPATIDNALRIADEYDVQLAIHTDTLNEGGFFEDTLSAIDGRTIHTFHTEGAGGGHAPDIMRVSGEPNVLPASTNPTLPYTINSVDELLDMVMVCHHLSRNIPEDVSFADSRVRAETIAAETVLHDLGVISIFSSDSQAMGRVGESFARAFQTAHHCKEMRGTLAEDSSRNDNARVLRYLAKLTINPAIAVGASDVIGSLEPGKLADIVLWPIHSFAAKPKLIIKGGMVNWALMGDPNASLPTPQPVYYRPMFGSYGRARQRTSVTFMSQASIAAGVPGELGLHRRIEPVRRCRTVGKQHMVRNDALPRIEVDPETYKVTVDGEPATIEPAERLPLNQLFYIV, from the coding sequence ATGGCGATCATCCCGCGCCGGCAGTACACCGACCTGTTCGGCCCCACCGTGGGCGACCGGTTCCACCTGGCCGACACCAATCTGGTCGTCGAGGTCGAGTACGACCACAACGCCGGCTCCTACGGCGACGAGGCCGTCTACGGCGGCGGCAAGGCCATCCGCGACGGCATGGCCCAGGACCCCGCCGCGCTCAACCGCGAGGGCGCCCTCGACCTGGTGATCACCAACGTCGTGGTCCTCGACCCGGTCCTGGGCGTCGTCAAGGGCGACATCGGCGTCCGCGACGGCCTGATCGTCGGGGTCGGCAAGGCCGGCAACCCCCATGTGCAGAACGGCGTGGACCCCAAGCTGGTGATCGGGCCCGGCACCGAGGTGATCTCCGGCGAGCACTTGATCGCCACCGCCGGCGGCATCGACAGCCACATCCACTTCATCTCGCCCCAGCAGGCCCAGGAGGGCCTGTCCAACGGCATCACCACCTTCTTCGGCGGCGGCACCGGACCCACCGACGGCAGCAACGGCACCACCTGTACCCCCGGCCCGTGGAACATCCACCGGATGCTGGAGGCCGCCGAGGACCTGCCGGTCAACGTCGGCCTGCTCGGCAAGGGCAACGGCAGCCTGCCCGGGGCGCTGCGCGAGCAGGTCGACGCGGGTGCGGCCGGCCTGAAGGTGCACGAGGACTGGGGCGCCACCCCCGCCACCATCGACAACGCGCTGCGGATCGCCGACGAGTACGACGTACAACTCGCCATCCACACCGACACCCTCAACGAGGGCGGCTTCTTCGAGGACACCCTGTCCGCGATCGATGGCCGGACCATCCACACCTTCCACACCGAGGGCGCGGGCGGCGGTCACGCCCCCGACATCATGCGGGTCTCCGGCGAGCCCAACGTGCTGCCGGCCTCGACCAACCCCACCCTGCCGTACACCATCAACTCGGTGGACGAACTGCTGGACATGGTGATGGTCTGCCACCACCTGTCCCGCAACATCCCCGAGGACGTGTCGTTCGCCGACAGCCGGGTGCGGGCCGAGACCATCGCGGCCGAGACGGTGCTGCACGACCTCGGCGTGATCAGCATCTTCTCCTCCGACTCCCAGGCCATGGGGCGGGTCGGCGAGTCCTTCGCCCGCGCCTTCCAGACCGCGCACCACTGCAAGGAGATGCGCGGCACGCTGGCCGAGGACAGCTCCCGCAACGACAACGCGCGCGTCCTGCGCTACCTCGCGAAGCTCACCATCAACCCCGCGATCGCGGTGGGCGCCTCCGATGTGATCGGCTCGCTGGAGCCCGGCAAGCTCGCCGACATCGTGCTCTGGCCGATCCACTCCTTCGCCGCCAAGCCCAAACTGATCATCAAGGGCGGCATGGTGAACTGGGCGCTGATGGGCGACCCCAACGCCTCCCTGCCGACGCCCCAACCGGTCTACTACCGGCCCATGTTCGGCTCCTACGGCCGGGCCCGGCAGCGCACCTCGGTCACCTTCATGTCCCAGGCGTCCATCGCCGCCGGCGTCCCCGGCGAGCTGGGCCTGCACCGCCGGATCGAGCCGGTGCGGCGCTGCCGGACCGTCGGCAAGCAGCACATGGTCCGCAACGACGCGCTGCCGCGGATCGAGGTCGACCCGGAGACCTACAAGGTCACCGTGGACGGCGAGCCCGCCACCATCGAGCCCGCCGAACGCCTCCCGCTCAACCAGCTCTTCTACATCGTCTGA
- a CDS encoding urease subunit beta, translating into MSGGAHYLYGDDPVEINSGRAKVSLTVANTGDRAVQIGSHYHFFEANRALRFDREAAYGMHLDIPSGTAVRFEPGDTREVELCAFGGTRRLVGFAGLVNGGLNADDTRRAALHRATHRGFATTSGSTDTENEGADH; encoded by the coding sequence ATGTCGGGTGGAGCCCACTACCTCTACGGGGACGACCCCGTGGAGATCAACTCCGGCCGGGCCAAGGTCAGTCTCACCGTCGCCAACACCGGCGACCGTGCTGTCCAGATCGGCTCGCACTACCACTTCTTCGAGGCCAACCGCGCGCTGCGGTTCGACCGCGAGGCCGCGTACGGCATGCACCTGGACATCCCGTCCGGCACCGCCGTGCGCTTCGAACCCGGCGACACCCGCGAGGTCGAGCTGTGCGCCTTCGGCGGCACCCGACGGCTCGTCGGCTTCGCCGGACTCGTCAACGGCGGCCTGAACGCCGACGACACCCGGCGGGCCGCGCTGCACCGCGCGACGCACCGGGGATTCGCCACCACGAGCGGCAGCACCGACACCGAGAACGAGGGAGCCGACCACTGA